One genomic window of Tumebacillus amylolyticus includes the following:
- a CDS encoding TIR domain-containing protein, producing the protein MSDVPALKTYDIFISHAWKYNKGYYRLLSLLDGARLFQYANHSVPQEAPLFDTKTPAGDRKLKNALEKQIGSAKCLIVLSGMYVAHRKWLKLEMELAQKHGIPIIGVVPRGQQRVPLEVKQAAVTMVSWNTRSIVTAIRKRSL; encoded by the coding sequence ATGAGTGATGTGCCCGCCTTGAAAACATATGATATTTTTATCAGCCATGCTTGGAAATACAACAAGGGGTACTATCGATTGCTAAGCCTCTTGGACGGTGCACGGCTTTTCCAATACGCCAACCATTCGGTCCCTCAAGAAGCACCTTTGTTCGATACAAAAACACCGGCGGGAGACCGCAAACTGAAGAATGCCTTGGAAAAACAAATAGGCTCCGCAAAATGCCTGATCGTCCTGTCTGGCATGTATGTTGCGCACCGCAAATGGTTAAAACTTGAAATGGAGCTGGCACAAAAACACGGCATCCCGATTATCGGAGTCGTCCCACGCGGACAGCAAAGAGTCCCCCTTGAAGTCAAACAGGCTGCCGTGACGATGGTCAGTTGGAATACGCGTTCGATCGTCACCGCGATTCGTAAGCGTTCACTGTAA